The following DNA comes from Cytophagales bacterium.
CAGCATCCAGTAACTGATAATTTGATGCATGATGTTAATAATGATTACAATTTAAGTTGTTTTTTTTAATTTAGATTTTTAGGTGTTATTTAAAATATTTAAAGATGAATAAAATCACAGTTCTTTTAGCCGATGACCATGTATTAATTCGTGCTGGTTTTAAAGTGTTAATGCAAGATACTGATGATATAGAAGTATTAGGTGAAGCAGGTAATGCGCAGGAAGCTATTGCTAAAACAGAAGAATTATCACCTGATGTAGTAGTTATGGATATTTCTATGGGAGAGAAGGAAGATGGTTTAGAAGCAACTCAAATCATAAGTGAAAAATTCCCAGATACAAAAGTGCTTATACTTTCCATGCACGATGAAGAAGAATATGTCTATAAAAGCATTAAATGCGGTGCGCATGGCTATTTACTTAAAAGTGCAGAAAAAGAGCTTATAAGGGGCATAAAAGCAATCGCAAAAGGAGAAAAATATTTTGGCGCCAGTGTTTCCAAAATTATGACAGAGGGCTACATCCAGAGAGCAAAAAGGCAACAGAAATCCCCTGGTGAGAAAAATGACCAATTAACAAAACGGGAAATAGAAATATTAGAGCTTATAGTACAGGGACTTAGTAGTACTGATATTGCTGAAAAACTCTCCCCAATCATTAGCCCACGAACTGTGGAAACTCATAAATCCAATATGATGAAAAAATTAAACCTAAAAAATACTCCGGAGCTTGTAAAATATGCTCTTGAAAATAAACTTGTTTAATATTCTTTTTTAGGATACGCTTTATTCACCTTAACATTTCTACCATCCATATCTTTACCATTTAAAGCTTCAACAGCAGCATCACCTTCACCATCATTCTCCATATCTACAAATGCAAAGCCTTTGGACTTACCACTATACTTGTCTGTGATTACCTTGACCGATGTAACTTTGCCAAATTCAGCAAAAGTTTTTTCTAATTCTTCCTCGGTCATTGTGAAAGAAATATTACCTATGTAAATTGTCATAATAAAAATTTAATTGTATTTTGTGTTTTTATCCCTCAAACCTGGGATTGAACAATTCTCCACAAAATGTTAAAAACGCTGCAAGTTAAACAAAATTATTAACAATGAAAATAATTTTAAAAAAAATCGGAAAAAGATTTAATAAGGAATGGGTTTTCCGGAATGTTAATTTAGAATTTGAGCTCAACAATTCCTACGCTATTATTGGACCAAACGGTTCAGGGAAATCTACATTATTGCAAATTGTTGCAGGCATAATGAGCCCGACTGAAGGCAGCATCACCTATTATTCTTCTAATAAAATCGAAAGAGAGAATATTTATAGGCATGTAGCTCTATCAGCTCCATTTTTAGAACTAATTGAAGAATTTACACTCTTTGAAACGTTGAAATTTCATCAACAGTTCAAACCATTCAAAGCTGGTATAAATACGCAGGACATTATAGAAATATTTTCGTCCGGAGGTCTATGGACAAAACACAAACCGGTACAGTACTTTTCTTCAGGGATGAAACAGCGATTGAAATTAGCGCTTGCCATATTTTCCAGCGCACCTATCCTGCTGCTTGATGAACCAACCTCAAACCTCGATAAGAACGGCCGGGTTTGGTATCATGATGAACTAATAAAAAACAAGGAAAACAAAATTGTAATTATCTGCTCTAACCAGCCTGCTGAATTTGAGTTTTGCGAGAATATTATTGACATTTCACAATATAAATAAACTTTCAATTTTTTCTTTTTAAAAGCGCATTTCTCACGCTCAAACTATCTACTACAGCAGTATAAATATCATCAAGTATATTGATATTACGCAAATAATAGTTATAGCTTTCGTCAAAGTTTTCTTTTTCGATCCCATGTTTTTTGAAGATTGCCAAATCCTTAAATATTGCTATGGATGAATCTTTTGACAGATGCGCTTCATCAACCATAGCCTCGGCAATATGAATATCAACTAAAATGTTGATCATTTGTTCTTTA
Coding sequences within:
- a CDS encoding response regulator transcription factor, whose protein sequence is MNKITVLLADDHVLIRAGFKVLMQDTDDIEVLGEAGNAQEAIAKTEELSPDVVVMDISMGEKEDGLEATQIISEKFPDTKVLILSMHDEEEYVYKSIKCGAHGYLLKSAEKELIRGIKAIAKGEKYFGASVSKIMTEGYIQRAKRQQKSPGEKNDQLTKREIEILELIVQGLSSTDIAEKLSPIISPRTVETHKSNMMKKLNLKNTPELVKYALENKLV
- a CDS encoding RNA-binding protein, whose translation is MTIYIGNISFTMTEEELEKTFAEFGKVTSVKVITDKYSGKSKGFAFVDMENDGEGDAAVEALNGKDMDGRNVKVNKAYPKKEY
- a CDS encoding ABC transporter ATP-binding protein — encoded protein: MKIILKKIGKRFNKEWVFRNVNLEFELNNSYAIIGPNGSGKSTLLQIVAGIMSPTEGSITYYSSNKIERENIYRHVALSAPFLELIEEFTLFETLKFHQQFKPFKAGINTQDIIEIFSSGGLWTKHKPVQYFSSGMKQRLKLALAIFSSAPILLLDEPTSNLDKNGRVWYHDELIKNKENKIVIICSNQPAEFEFCENIIDISQYK
- a CDS encoding DUF4296 domain-containing protein, whose product is MKKLYCILITLLVFACVQQEEPPANIISKEQMINILVDIHIAEAMVDEAHLSKDSSIAIFKDLAIFKKHGIEKENFDESYNYYLRNINILDDIYTAVVDSLSVRNALLKRKN